One genomic region from Lacerta agilis isolate rLacAgi1 chromosome 13, rLacAgi1.pri, whole genome shotgun sequence encodes:
- the WIPI2 gene encoding WD repeat domain phosphoinositide-interacting protein 2 isoform X1 produces the protein MNLASQSGEAGAGQLLFANFNQDNTSLAVGSKSGYKFFSLSSVDKLEQIYECTDTEDVCIVERLFSSSLVAIVSLKAPRKLKVCHFKKGTEICNYSYSNTILAVKLNRQRLIVCLEESLYIHNIRDMKVLHTIRETPPNPAGLCALSINNDNCYLAYPGSATIGEVQVFDTINLRAANMIPAHDSPLAAIAFDASGTKLATASEKGTVIRVFSIPEGQKLFEFRRGVKRCVSISSLAFSMDGMFLSASSNTETVHIFKLETVKEKPQEEPTTWTGYFGKVLMVSTNYLPAQVTEMFNQGRAFATVRLPFCGHKNICALATIQKIPRVLVGAADGYLYMYNLDPQEGGECTLMKQHKLDGSMEPGNEILESASHDRPLVAQTYSAAVTKGTYVPSSPTRHAYTDDLGAVGGACLEEDASALRLDEDSEHPPMILRTD, from the exons GTCCTTAGCTGTTGGCAGCAAATCAGGTTACAAAttcttctccctttcttctgTGGATAAACTGGAGCAGATCTATGAATGCA CTGACACAGAAGATGTGTGCATCGTGGAGAGGCTCTTTTCCAGTAGCTTGGTGGCCATCGTGAGCCTCAAAGCCCCCCGCAAGCTGAAAGTTTGCCACTTCAAGAAGGGGACAGAGATTTGCAACTACAGCTATTCCAATACAATCCTGGCTGTCAAGCTTAACAGGCAG CGATTGATCGTGTGCTTAGAAGAATCTCTGTACATTCATAACATCCGGGACATGAAAGTGTTGCATACCATCAGGGAGACGCCCCCCAACCCCGCAG GCTTGTGTGCGCTGTCCATAAACAACGACAACTGCTACCTGGCCTACCCAGGCAGTGCCACCATTGGGGAAGTCCAGGTCTTTGACACCATCAATCTG AGAGCTGCTAACATGATCCCTGCTCATGACAGTCCTTTGGCTGCGATAGCTTTCGATGCCAGCGGCACAAAACTGGCCACGGCGTCAGAAAAG GGGACGGTGATCCGGGTATTTTCCATTCCAGAGGGACAGAAACTCTTTGAATTCCGAAGGGGTGTGAAGAG GTGTGTGAGCATCTCCTCTTTGGCCTTCAGCATGGACGGCATGTTTCTGTCCGCATCCAGTAACACGGAGACAGTGCACATTTTCAAATTAGAAACTGTGAAAGAGAA aCCTCAGGAGGAGCCCACGACTTGGACGGGTTACTTTGGGAAAGTCCTGATGGTCTCCACAAACTACCTGCCTGCCCAGGTGACAGAAATGTTCAACCAAGGCCGAGCTTTTGCCACCGTCCGCCTCCCTTTCTGTGGGCACAAAAACATCTGTGCATTGGCCAC AATCCAGAAGATTCCCCGGGTGCTGGTAGGAGCTGCAGATGGATACCTGTACATGTACAACCTGGACCCCCAGGAGGGAGGCGAATGTACCCTGATGAAACAGCACAA GCTGGATGGCAGCATGGAGCCAGGCAATGAAATCCTAGAATCTGCATCGCACGACCGGCCGCTAGTAGCGCAGACGTACAGCGCTGCTGTGACTAAAGGTACTTACGTGCCTTCTTCGCCTACAAGGCACG CCTATACCGACGACCTGGGTGCGGTCGGTGGCGCTTGCCTGGAAGAGGACGCCAGTGCCCTGCGGCTGGACGAAGACAGCGAGCACCCCCCAATGATCCTTCGGACGGACTGA
- the WIPI2 gene encoding WD repeat domain phosphoinositide-interacting protein 2 isoform X2, whose protein sequence is MNLASQSGEAGAGQLLFANFNQDNTSLAVGSKSGYKFFSLSSVDKLEQIYECTDTEDVCIVERLFSSSLVAIVSLKAPRKLKVCHFKKGTEICNYSYSNTILAVKLNRQRLIVCLEESLYIHNIRDMKVLHTIRETPPNPAGLCALSINNDNCYLAYPGSATIGEVQVFDTINLRAANMIPAHDSPLAAIAFDASGTKLATASEKGTVIRVFSIPEGQKLFEFRRGVKRCVSISSLAFSMDGMFLSASSNTETVHIFKLETVKEKPQEEPTTWTGYFGKVLMVSTNYLPAQVTEMFNQGRAFATVRLPFCGHKNICALATIQKIPRVLVGAADGYLYMYNLDPQEGGECTLMKQHKLDGSMEPGNEILESASHDRPLVAQTYSAAVTKAYTDDLGAVGGACLEEDASALRLDEDSEHPPMILRTD, encoded by the exons GTCCTTAGCTGTTGGCAGCAAATCAGGTTACAAAttcttctccctttcttctgTGGATAAACTGGAGCAGATCTATGAATGCA CTGACACAGAAGATGTGTGCATCGTGGAGAGGCTCTTTTCCAGTAGCTTGGTGGCCATCGTGAGCCTCAAAGCCCCCCGCAAGCTGAAAGTTTGCCACTTCAAGAAGGGGACAGAGATTTGCAACTACAGCTATTCCAATACAATCCTGGCTGTCAAGCTTAACAGGCAG CGATTGATCGTGTGCTTAGAAGAATCTCTGTACATTCATAACATCCGGGACATGAAAGTGTTGCATACCATCAGGGAGACGCCCCCCAACCCCGCAG GCTTGTGTGCGCTGTCCATAAACAACGACAACTGCTACCTGGCCTACCCAGGCAGTGCCACCATTGGGGAAGTCCAGGTCTTTGACACCATCAATCTG AGAGCTGCTAACATGATCCCTGCTCATGACAGTCCTTTGGCTGCGATAGCTTTCGATGCCAGCGGCACAAAACTGGCCACGGCGTCAGAAAAG GGGACGGTGATCCGGGTATTTTCCATTCCAGAGGGACAGAAACTCTTTGAATTCCGAAGGGGTGTGAAGAG GTGTGTGAGCATCTCCTCTTTGGCCTTCAGCATGGACGGCATGTTTCTGTCCGCATCCAGTAACACGGAGACAGTGCACATTTTCAAATTAGAAACTGTGAAAGAGAA aCCTCAGGAGGAGCCCACGACTTGGACGGGTTACTTTGGGAAAGTCCTGATGGTCTCCACAAACTACCTGCCTGCCCAGGTGACAGAAATGTTCAACCAAGGCCGAGCTTTTGCCACCGTCCGCCTCCCTTTCTGTGGGCACAAAAACATCTGTGCATTGGCCAC AATCCAGAAGATTCCCCGGGTGCTGGTAGGAGCTGCAGATGGATACCTGTACATGTACAACCTGGACCCCCAGGAGGGAGGCGAATGTACCCTGATGAAACAGCACAA GCTGGATGGCAGCATGGAGCCAGGCAATGAAATCCTAGAATCTGCATCGCACGACCGGCCGCTAGTAGCGCAGACGTACAGCGCTGCTGTGACTAAAG CCTATACCGACGACCTGGGTGCGGTCGGTGGCGCTTGCCTGGAAGAGGACGCCAGTGCCCTGCGGCTGGACGAAGACAGCGAGCACCCCCCAATGATCCTTCGGACGGACTGA